One Solanum pennellii chromosome 9, SPENNV200 DNA segment encodes these proteins:
- the LOC107030977 gene encoding probable E3 ubiquitin-protein ligase HIP1 — MKNLLFLFAPQMESYNSNGAMNGDGSSNAPISDNREGVTNVINPNVPENEGGEVRDSEVDRRNFIYQEVVERAISELEEHARAGFRAIPPLLNINLHVYEAANSTCSEPKEKCSVCLEEFCDKEELARIDCGHMYHMDCLKKWNLVVNTCPICRRRVAVICHFTLKIRAYLDRLAAANQLSSGSVN; from the exons ATGAAAAACTTACTATTTCTCTTTGCACCTCAGATGGAGAGTTACAATTCTAATGGAGCTATGAATGGTGATGGAAGCTCCAATGCTCCGATTTCTGATAATCGAGAGGGGGTGACAAATGTGATCAATCCAAATGTTCCA GAAAATGAAGGTGGTGAAGTGCGAGATAGTGAAGTTGATAGGAGGaattttatttatcaagaaGTTGTTGAACGG GCCATATCGGAATTAGAAGAGCATGCTCGTGCTGGATTTAGAGCAATACCTCCTCTGTTAAACATTAATTTGCATGTATATGAGGCGGCCAATTCAACTTGTTCTGAGCCGAAGGAGAAATGTTCCGTCTGTTTG GAGGAGTTTTGTGACAAAGAAGAACTTGCTCGGATCGACTGTGGACATATGTACCACATGGACTGTCTAAAAAAATGGAACTTGGTTGTGAACACTTGCCCCATCTGCAGAAGGAGAGTGGCGGTTATTTGCCATTTTACATTGAAAATACGTGCATACCTTGATCGCTTGGCTGCAGCTAATCAGCTTAGTTCGGGCTCAGTGAACTGA
- the LOC107029133 gene encoding dnaJ protein P58IPK homolog, translating to MMEPLMKIWSFDLVAWRGFLFSALILNFIFACQLFFLQPLVSALDTKPGDAAALFERVTQNVKVKKYSEALNDLNSAIEADPALSEAYWHRASLLRQLCRYEESEKSYKKFLEMKPRDSAAEKELSQMHQAKSALDSATNLLDTGDIKKALEYIDKVVLVFSPACSKAKLLKVKLLLADKDYSGVISEAGFILKEDEDNLEALLLRGRAYYYLADHDVSLRHYQKGLRSDPEHGELKKAYFGLKNLLKKTKSADDNVSKGKFRLAVEEYKAALALDPNHSAHNVNLHLGLCKVLVKLGRGKDAISSCSEALELDGELIDALVQRGEAKLLTEDWEGAVADLKEAAEKSPQDRNIREVLMRAERSLKLSKRKDWYKILGVSKTSSVSEIKKAYKKLALQWHPDKNVDNREEAEEKFREIAAAYEVLGDEEKRTRYDQGEDIEDMGSGMGGGGFNPFGGGFGGGGQQYTFHFEGGFPGGGGGGGFGGFHF from the exons ATGATGGAGCCATTGATGAAGATATGGAGCTTTGATCTTGTGGCATGGAGGGGTTTCTTGTTTTCAGCATTGATACTTAACTTTATATTCGCTTGccaactctttttccttcaacCCCTTGTATCTGCTTTAG ACACCAAACCTGGTGATGCTGCTGCATTGTTTGAGAGAGTTACACAAAATGTAAAAGTTAAGAAATACAGTGAGGCACTTAATGATCTAAATTCAGCCATAGAGGCAGACCCAGCACTTTCAGAGGCGTATTGGCACCGTGCATCTCTCCTTCGTCAGTTGTGCAG ATATGAGGAATCGGAAAAAAGCTACAAAAAGTTTCTGGAGATGAAACCAAGAGACTCAGCTGCAGAGAAGGAGCTTTCTCAGATGCACCAAGCTAAGAGTGCTCTTGATTCAGCTACCAACCTGTTGGACACAGGTGACATTAAAAAAGCGTTGGAGTATATTGATAAAGTCGTACTAGTTTTCTCTCCAGCATGCTCCAAG GCCAAACTCCTTAAGGTGAAGCTATTGCTAGCAGATAAAGATTATTCAGGTGTCATATCCGAGGCAGGATTTATACTTAAAGAGGATGAGGATAATCTGGAGGCTTTACTTCTACGAGGCCGTGCCTACTACTATCTGGCTGATCATGATGTATCCTTAAG GCACTACCAGAAAGGTCTTCGTTCAGACCCAGAGCACGGGGAATTGAAGAAAGCCTATTTTGGCTTGAAAAACTTacttaaaaaaactaaaagc GCAGACGATAACGTAAGTAAGGGTAAATTTCGTCTTGCTGTGGAGGAGTACAAAGCAGCCCTGGCGTTGGACCCCAACCATTCTGCACATAATGTAAATCTTCATCTTGGTTTGTGCAAAGTCTTGGTAAAGCTTGGAAGGGGGAAGGATGCTATATCAAGCTGTTCAGAAGCCCTTGAACTTGATGGAGAGCTTATCGATGCTCTAGTGCAG AGAGGTGAAGCCAAGCTTCTAACAGAAGATTGGGAGGGAGCTGTTGCAGATTTGAAAGAAGCAGCTGAAAAATCTCCTCAG GATAGGAATATTCGTGAAGTGCTGATGAGGGCTGAGAGATCATTAAAATTGAGTAAACGGAAGGATTGGTATAAGATATTGGGAGTGTCAAAGACATCATCTGTATCAGAGATAAAAAAGGCATACAAAAAGCTTGCTCTGCAATGGCATCCTGACAAGAACGTTGACAACAGAGAAGAAGCTGAAGAAAAGTTTCGTGAAATAGCAGCTGCATATGag GTTCTCGGGGATGAGGAAAAACGTACACGATATGACCAAGGGGAAGACATTGAAGACATGGGTTCAGGGATGGGTGGTGGAGGATTCAACCCATTCGGTGGAGGATTTGGCGGAGGAGGGCAGCAGTACACATTCCACTTTGAAGGAGGATTTCCAGGTGGAGGCGGGGGAGGGGGATTTGGCGGATTTCATTTTTGA
- the LOC107029717 gene encoding serine carboxypeptidase-like 50 — protein MPFVEAFSSMESKPKKLHLFLLILLLTSLFTSSSSAAAVTLQSSFPKEALPTKSGYLTVNSTTGSAIFYTYYEAQKPRLDLSETPIIIWLQGGPGCSSMLGNFYELGPFRVSSSLRQNVEQLTLKPNPGSWNRLFGVLFLDNPIGTGFSIASNPEEIPRNQHDVAKHLFIATRKFVALDKLFENRPIYVTGESYAGKYVPGFGYYTLKKNEGLPKSRRLNLAGVAIGNGLTDPEAQVGTHAVNAYYSGLINEKQKIQLEKLQMEAIRLTKNGNWSEATSARSRVLNTLSNMTGLATLYDFRKLKPYEDELVAKFLSNVEIKRALNARESIVYDICSDLVGKVLHEDVMKSVKYMVEFLVKNTKVLLYQGQCDLRDGVVSTEAWMKKMKWEGIGKFLEAERNVWRVNDELAGYVQKWENLTHVVVMNAGHLVPTDQAVNSQAMIEGWVLEKGLFATRLKQKTTNMGKSL, from the coding sequence ATGCCCTTTGTTGAAGCTTTTTCATCCATGGAGTCCAAACCAAAAAAGCTTCACCTTTTTCTGCTCATCTTGTTACTCACCAGTCTTTTTACCTCATCATCATCAGCAGCAGCAGTAACTCTGCAATCTTCTTTTCCCAAAGAAGCCTTGCCAACAAAATCTGGGTACTTAACAGTTAACTCAACAACTGGTTCAGCCATTTTTTACACTTACTATGAAGCCCAGAAACCAAGATTGGATCTTTCTGAAACCCCAATTATCATTTGGCTTCAAGGTGGTCCTGGATGTTCTTCCATGCTTGGGAACTTTTATGAACTTGGCCCTTTTCGTGTTTCGTCTTCTCTGAGGCAAAATGTCGAACAGCTTACGCTCAAACCTAATCCTGGTTCATGGAATCGTTTATTTGGGGTACTTTTTCTTGATAATCCTATTGGAACTGGATTTAGTATTGCTTCAAATCCAGAAGAGATACCAAGAAACCAACATGATGTTGCTAAACATCTTTTTATTGCTACAAGGAAGTTTGTTGCATTAGATAAGTTGTTCGAAAATCGACCAATTTACGTTACTGGTGAAAGTTATGCTGGAAAATATGTGCCTGGATTTGGGTACTATACActgaaaaagaatgaaggttTGCCTAAATCGCGACGGTTGAATTTAGCTGGGGTTGCTATTGGAAATGGACTGACGGATCCGGAAGCTCAAGTGGGGACTCATGCTGTAAATGCTTACTATTCTGGATTGATCAATGAGAAGCAAAAGATACAATTGGAGAAACTTCAAATGGAAGCAATTAGACTTACGAAAAATGGCAATTGGAGCGAGGCAACGAGTGCTAGATCAAGGGTGTTGAATACGTTGAGTAATATGACAGGGCTTGCGActttatatgattttagaaaGCTAAAGCCTTATGAAGATGAATTGGTGGCTAAATTTCTTAGCAATGTAGAGATTAAGAGGGCTTTAAATGCAAGAGAATCGATAGTTTACGATATATGCAGTGATTTAGTAGGCAAAGTGTTGCACGAGGACGTGATGAAAAGTGTGAAGTACATGGTGGAGTTCTTGGTTAAGAATACTAAGGTGTTGTTATACCAGGGGCAGTGTGATTTGAGAGATGGAGTGGTGTCAACTGAGGCatggatgaagaagatgaagtggGAGGGAATTGGAAAGTTTTTGGAGGCGGAGCGGAATGTTTGGAGAGTGAATGACGAGCTCGCTGGATATGTGCAGAAGTGGGAGAATTTGACTCATGTTGTGGTAATGAACGCAGGGCATCTTGTGCCTACCGACCAGGCAGTGAATTCTCAGGCGATGATCGAAGGTTGGGTATTGGAAAAGGGATTGTTCGCCACAAGGCTCAAGCAAAAGACAACCAATATGGGTAAATCACTTTGA